A window of the Polaribacter sp. HaHaR_3_91 genome harbors these coding sequences:
- a CDS encoding MFS transporter, with product MSKKLSNSVLYLMSISAGLVVANLYYNQPLLHQMVVEFGVSESAVSNVPLATQLGYAFGLLFIVPLGDKVSNKKILQFDFALMILSLIAASLSSTLYLLIISSFFIGFSSAIPQLFVPMVAQLSDDKGKGRAIGIVMSGLLIGILGSRVISGVVGKWYGWRFMFTAATVLMVLLFILLQYKLPKIKPSYKGSYGSLLKSIGHYFKTEPSLRLAALRGGLGFAGLSIFWTTFVFLMEDHFGYDSDIAGAFGVFGIVGALGATVVGKISHKYKQKQLIVFSTILLMISWMIFFFSGYSLIGLALGVIIVDLGLQVLHITNQVSIFSKNPEARNRVNTVYMVGFFIGGAFGTFLGAFAWEHFGWQGVSTLGFLIAIAILMVQFIYDSKTSIIKKD from the coding sequence ATGAGTAAAAAATTATCCAATTCTGTATTATACTTAATGAGTATATCTGCTGGACTTGTTGTTGCAAACCTTTATTACAACCAACCTCTTTTACACCAAATGGTTGTAGAATTTGGGGTTAGTGAATCTGCCGTAAGTAATGTGCCTTTAGCAACACAATTAGGGTATGCTTTTGGATTGTTATTTATTGTGCCTTTGGGGGATAAAGTTTCTAACAAAAAAATATTACAGTTCGATTTTGCTTTAATGATACTTTCATTGATTGCGGCTTCATTATCAAGCACATTATATCTATTGATTATAAGTAGTTTTTTTATTGGTTTTTCATCAGCAATACCTCAATTATTTGTACCGATGGTTGCACAATTATCGGATGATAAAGGCAAAGGACGTGCCATTGGTATTGTAATGAGCGGACTACTTATTGGTATTTTAGGAAGCCGTGTTATAAGTGGTGTTGTAGGCAAATGGTACGGATGGCGCTTTATGTTTACTGCCGCAACAGTACTCATGGTATTGTTGTTTATTTTACTTCAATATAAACTACCAAAAATTAAACCTAGTTATAAAGGAAGTTACGGAAGTTTATTAAAATCTATAGGACATTATTTTAAAACAGAACCCTCATTAAGATTGGCTGCATTACGTGGCGGACTTGGTTTTGCAGGATTGAGTATTTTTTGGACAACCTTTGTTTTTTTAATGGAAGATCATTTTGGTTACGATAGTGATATTGCTGGAGCCTTTGGTGTTTTTGGTATTGTTGGTGCACTTGGAGCAACCGTTGTAGGGAAGATAAGTCATAAATATAAACAAAAACAACTTATTGTCTTTTCTACCATACTATTGATGATTTCTTGGATGATTTTCTTTTTTTCGGGATACTCTTTAATTGGTCTAGCATTAGGGGTAATTATTGTAGATTTAGGTTTGCAAGTTTTACACATTACCAATCAGGTTAGTATATTTTCTAAGAATCCGGAAGCTAGAAACCGTGTGAATACAGTTTATATGGTCGGCTTTTTTATAGGTGGTGCTTTCGGTACTTTTTTAGGAGCTTTTGCTTGGGAACATTTTGGTTGGCAAGGTGTTTCTACTTTAGGTTTCCTTATAGCAATCGCTATTTTAATGGTTCAATTTATTTATGACTCAAAGACTTCAATTATAAAAAAAGACTAA
- a CDS encoding efflux RND transporter periplasmic adaptor subunit gives MKKNKNIIIISIVVVVLAIVGYFFINSDDAIIIEAKTVLAKKENVTTMVTATGTIEPITQVEVGTQVSGVVEKIYVDYNSIVKEGQLIAELDKTNLKSSLSQTQASYDNAVSQRNYMKTIYDRQKSLFENQVISRADFDEATYNYETAKGTVTQRYSDLQSARTNLGYANIYSPINGVVLSRTIDEGQTVAASLSTPTLFTIAQDLKEMQVEADVDEADIGQVKEGQRVEFTVDAYIGETFNGVVTQVRLDPTVTSNVVTYTVVVKADNEDLKLNPGLTATISIFTLELNNVLTAEAKAINFSPQAAILSTYNVHHNILEATNFPVKNETTLWVLNKDRSITPKTVTLGASDGVNVQILSGVSMDDKLVYSLKETTKASAASGTNSNESPFMPQRPGGKKK, from the coding sequence ATGAAAAAAAATAAAAACATCATCATTATCAGCATTGTAGTCGTTGTATTGGCTATTGTAGGATACTTTTTTATAAATAGCGATGATGCTATCATTATAGAAGCAAAAACAGTGTTGGCTAAAAAAGAAAATGTAACTACTATGGTTACTGCAACCGGAACGATAGAACCAATTACGCAAGTAGAAGTAGGTACACAAGTTTCTGGAGTTGTAGAAAAAATATATGTAGATTATAACAGCATTGTTAAAGAAGGTCAGCTAATTGCAGAGTTGGATAAAACCAATTTAAAATCGTCTCTTTCGCAAACGCAAGCAAGTTATGACAATGCGGTAAGTCAAAGAAATTACATGAAAACAATTTACGACAGACAAAAATCTTTGTTTGAGAATCAGGTAATCAGTAGAGCAGATTTTGATGAGGCAACTTATAATTACGAAACCGCAAAAGGAACGGTTACTCAACGTTATTCAGACTTACAATCTGCAAGAACAAATTTAGGATATGCCAATATTTATTCGCCTATAAATGGAGTTGTATTGTCTAGAACTATAGATGAAGGTCAGACGGTTGCAGCTAGTTTAAGTACACCAACCTTGTTTACCATTGCGCAAGATTTAAAAGAAATGCAAGTAGAAGCAGATGTAGATGAAGCAGATATAGGTCAGGTTAAAGAAGGACAAAGAGTAGAGTTTACTGTAGATGCTTATATAGGCGAAACTTTTAATGGTGTTGTAACCCAAGTACGTTTGGATCCTACAGTGACCTCAAATGTAGTGACTTATACAGTTGTGGTTAAAGCTGATAATGAAGACTTAAAATTAAACCCAGGCTTAACAGCAACCATTTCTATTTTTACCTTAGAGTTGAATAATGTGTTAACAGCAGAAGCAAAAGCGATTAATTTTAGTCCACAAGCAGCAATTTTATCGACCTATAATGTACATCATAACATACTGGAAGCAACCAATTTTCCCGTAAAAAATGAAACAACGCTTTGGGTATTAAATAAAGATAGAAGTATTACTCCAAAAACAGTAACCTTAGGCGCAAGTGATGGTGTAAATGTTCAGATATTAAGTGGTGTTTCTATGGATGATAAATTGGTGTATAGTTTAAAAGAAACTACGAAAGCATCAGCAGCATCAGGAACTAACTCTAATGAAAGTCCGTTTATGCCACAACGTCCAGGAGGCAAAAAAAAATAA
- a CDS encoding TolC family protein, with protein MKLYILIASLLFVQFSFAQDVTTNSVSKVWSLQDCIEYALENNITIKDAALTKNIAEIDYNKAKSSRLPNLFGSASQSFSNGNTIDPITSSYVTDQIHSTNVGINTSMTLFQGNQITNQIAQNKILFSQSVFEEEVTQNNIVLNILETYLQTLYSKESIEIAKNNLLASETEVVRAKSRLDAGTIALSDYTEAQSQAATNKYNVITAKNNYQQYIIALKQLLELSPIQELEIETINENMDLVNIELNKADVYEKALGILPEIQSSNLNIEANKKQLDIAKGGFLPTLALSGSLGSGYTSINDNTFSDQFDVNFNQKLGLTLTIPIFNRNQTKSAVQTASINIEKAEIQKLSTEKEVYKKVETAYQNALSAQEQVIAAEASKVAAEQSYKLAQKKYELGALSTTDLVISQNTYTNAQQNYLQSKYLNILYHQLLQFYQGNDIKL; from the coding sequence ATGAAATTATATATACTCATAGCAAGTTTACTATTTGTGCAGTTTTCTTTTGCGCAAGATGTAACTACAAATTCCGTATCAAAAGTATGGTCTTTGCAAGATTGCATCGAATATGCTTTAGAAAACAATATTACAATTAAAGATGCAGCACTTACTAAAAACATTGCTGAAATAGATTATAACAAAGCAAAATCATCTCGATTACCAAATTTATTTGGAAGCGCATCGCAAAGTTTTTCTAACGGAAATACCATCGACCCAATTACAAGTAGTTATGTTACAGATCAAATACATAGTACAAATGTAGGTATCAATACTTCTATGACGTTGTTTCAAGGGAATCAGATTACCAACCAAATAGCACAAAATAAGATCTTATTTAGCCAAAGTGTATTTGAAGAAGAAGTAACACAAAATAACATTGTTTTAAATATTTTAGAAACGTATTTACAAACATTGTATAGCAAAGAAAGTATTGAAATAGCAAAAAATAACTTGTTAGCTTCAGAAACAGAAGTAGTAAGAGCAAAGTCGCGTTTAGATGCAGGAACCATTGCCTTAAGCGATTATACCGAAGCTCAGAGTCAGGCAGCAACTAACAAATACAATGTAATTACTGCTAAGAATAATTATCAACAATATATTATTGCCTTAAAACAATTACTAGAATTATCTCCAATTCAAGAGTTGGAAATTGAAACCATTAATGAAAATATGGATTTGGTAAATATAGAATTAAACAAAGCGGATGTGTATGAAAAAGCATTGGGGATTTTACCAGAAATACAATCTAGTAACTTAAATATAGAAGCCAATAAAAAACAACTAGACATTGCAAAAGGAGGATTTTTACCAACACTGGCTTTATCAGGAAGTTTAGGTTCTGGATATACAAGTATTAACGATAATACATTTTCAGATCAGTTTGATGTGAATTTCAATCAGAAATTAGGGTTGACTTTAACGATTCCAATTTTTAATAGAAATCAAACAAAATCGGCGGTACAAACGGCAAGCATCAACATTGAAAAAGCAGAAATACAAAAGTTATCTACAGAAAAAGAAGTGTATAAAAAAGTAGAAACAGCGTATCAAAACGCATTGTCTGCACAAGAGCAAGTTATTGCAGCAGAAGCCTCTAAAGTAGCGGCTGAACAATCTTATAAATTGGCACAAAAAAAGTACGAATTAGGGGCTTTAAGTACTACTGATTTAGTGATTAGTCAGAACACGTATACCAACGCACAACAAAACTATTTACAATCTAAATACTTAAATATTTTATACCATCAATTATTACAATTTTATCAAGGAAACGATATCAAACTTTAA
- a CDS encoding ABC transporter permease has protein sequence MRLLNLLKIAFKAIVLNKTRTLLTMLGIIIGVASVITMLAIGEGSKESIRTSISAMGSNMITIRPGSDVRGGVKQARSAMETLKLSDYFAIKEQANLLTYISPLVNGGGQVISGANNWPSTIYGVNPDYLKIKVVDLQSGSMFTDTEVKTAAKVALIGQTVVDNVFPDGAEPVGKMIRFNNIPFKVIGVLEEKGENTFGQDQDDVVIAPYTTVQKRILAITHLESIMASAISEDEAPEAVTQVSEIIRNQHELRETDEDDFNVRSMEELISTFSSTSEMLTLLLVAVAGISLLIGGIGIMNIMYVSVKERTKEIGLRMAVGAKGADILMQFLIEAILISITGGLLGVLLGLAATVFIEKFLNWPTSVALYSIIISFVVCAVTGIFFGWYPARKASALDPITALRYE, from the coding sequence ATGAGACTATTAAACTTATTAAAAATAGCATTTAAAGCCATCGTTCTTAATAAAACAAGAACCTTATTAACCATGTTAGGTATTATTATAGGTGTGGCTTCTGTAATAACGATGTTGGCAATTGGTGAAGGATCTAAAGAAAGTATTAGAACTTCTATTTCTGCCATGGGTTCTAATATGATTACTATAAGACCAGGGTCTGATGTAAGAGGTGGTGTTAAGCAAGCACGAAGTGCTATGGAAACATTAAAGTTAAGTGATTATTTTGCCATTAAAGAACAAGCAAACTTACTAACGTATATATCACCATTAGTTAATGGAGGTGGACAAGTTATTAGTGGGGCAAATAACTGGCCAAGTACTATTTATGGTGTAAACCCAGATTATTTAAAAATTAAAGTAGTCGATTTACAAAGCGGAAGTATGTTTACAGATACCGAAGTAAAAACAGCTGCAAAAGTTGCTTTAATAGGACAAACTGTGGTAGATAATGTTTTTCCTGATGGAGCAGAACCTGTAGGGAAAATGATTCGTTTTAACAATATTCCTTTTAAAGTTATTGGTGTTTTAGAAGAAAAAGGAGAAAATACGTTTGGTCAAGATCAAGATGATGTTGTAATAGCACCTTACACAACAGTTCAAAAAAGGATTTTAGCTATAACTCATTTAGAATCTATTATGGCATCTGCAATAAGTGAAGATGAAGCACCAGAAGCTGTAACGCAAGTTTCAGAAATTATAAGAAACCAACACGAACTAAGAGAAACTGATGAAGACGATTTTAATGTACGTTCTATGGAAGAATTAATTTCTACTTTTAGTTCTACCAGTGAAATGTTAACGCTACTTTTAGTAGCAGTAGCAGGTATTTCATTATTAATTGGTGGTATTGGTATTATGAATATTATGTATGTTTCTGTAAAAGAACGTACCAAAGAAATTGGTTTACGAATGGCAGTAGGAGCAAAGGGGGCTGATATTTTAATGCAGTTTTTAATAGAAGCTATTTTAATTAGTATTACAGGCGGGTTATTAGGTGTTTTATTGGGACTTGCAGCCACGGTATTTATAGAGAAATTCTTAAATTGGCCTACCAGTGTGGCGTTATACTCTATCATTATTTCTTTTGTAGTTTGTGCTGTAACAGGTATTTTCTTCGGATGGTATCCTGCAAGAAAAGCATCAGCATTAGATCCTATAACAGCGCTTCGTTACGAGTAA
- a CDS encoding ABC transporter ATP-binding protein, with amino-acid sequence MSKEIIKIEDLKREFTMGTETVHALRGISFDIKEGEFVTIMGSSGSGKSTLLNILGCLDQPTSGIYEINGVKVKDLSRNELATIRNEKIGFIFQSYNLLARTSAIENVELPLLYNSKVSTEERRERAIKALKMVGLGERMDHTPSQLSGGQQQRVAIARSLVNNPVMILADEATGNLDTRTSYEIMSLFQELNKQGITITFVTHEPDIATFSNRTIVLKDGNVIKDYQNEKILSAAIELAKLPKQDD; translated from the coding sequence ATGAGTAAAGAAATCATTAAAATAGAAGATTTAAAACGAGAGTTTACCATGGGAACCGAAACGGTTCATGCATTAAGAGGTATTTCTTTCGATATTAAAGAAGGAGAGTTTGTAACTATTATGGGCTCTAGTGGTTCTGGTAAAAGTACCCTATTAAATATTTTAGGATGTTTAGACCAGCCAACTTCTGGTATTTATGAGATTAATGGGGTAAAAGTGAAAGACTTAAGCAGAAATGAACTGGCAACCATTAGAAATGAAAAAATAGGATTTATTTTTCAATCTTATAATTTATTAGCAAGAACATCTGCCATAGAAAACGTAGAATTACCATTGTTATACAACAGTAAAGTTTCTACAGAAGAACGAAGAGAGCGTGCTATAAAAGCCTTAAAAATGGTAGGTTTAGGAGAGCGAATGGATCACACTCCATCTCAACTTTCTGGAGGACAACAACAGCGTGTTGCCATTGCAAGATCTTTGGTAAATAACCCTGTAATGATTCTTGCTGATGAAGCTACAGGGAATTTAGATACTAGAACATCTTACGAAATTATGTCCTTATTTCAAGAGTTAAATAAACAAGGCATTACGATTACTTTTGTAACACATGAGCCAGATATAGCTACATTTAGTAATAGAACAATTGTGTTAAAAGACGGTAATGTTATTAAAGATTATCAAAATGAAAAAATTCTATCCGCAGCGATAGAATTAGCAAAATTACCTAAACAAGACGATTAA